A genomic window from Leishmania major strain Friedlin complete genome, chromosome 18 includes:
- the GPI18 gene encoding putative mannosyltransferase-II: MRHRESLFVLTDFALYPTGMAVLRCSAVTAASRPLAFVLAPYTEPSFNLLDYLGTCTDTALVLCVAVARLLLLCLMWFSRAVAPIALGAPGGAFVFDTGEELYDDARFSMVRNWDGVHMFFIAQCGYLYESQIVFFPGLPALIRGLEHVTRRLIPVLHRVAPVAFYVCLVNIAASCLAGVVLRRLTILTFLGPEAVRCTCRWRPSKLSPSTPELEKPRKYAKAQLDVAAETTMQSTTEATVCYRLMCRMIGTVLEAPDIHAPLPAAVAEAKADALRRRRVVGGAALVWIITPAMVFAVAVYTESLFSLATMLGVYFLAWHEPLPQAVQLRIASYLASVTSPGSAARATEKASVPARLVPPAPLVQQWALATNDVGDGAAARSRIPGIASLLPSFTHGAPRAITVKWEQRFLSSTEVAAVLLFTLAGTFRSNAFTYAGFLIFPICVQVALPAVYRAQASAVLAGVSARAVMSAAAKRGGARDGRATVVVRCPTLRPPLQRMPHPLRMCIVALECICVALPYIVMNYMGYRRFVLQLWDAAAKKTMGQAFWRLYPMLQKKYWGVSLFSAYTFANFPNVVLALPVAVLTAWCLHAHYLAPAWANLRATTAAAAGARRMRWQHLWIAAMPLLSSSNVAHLVGLSTLALTLMHVQVTNRFVTTSPALYWLLGMQLASRPTSRATKLTLLWCILWGMAGGILFPNHLPWT; this comes from the coding sequence ATGCGGCACCGCGAGTCCCTCTTCGTTTTGACTGATTTCGCTCTCTACCCCACCGGAATGGCCGTTCTCCGATGCAGCGCTGTCACCGCAGCGAGCCGCCCCCTGGCCTTCGTGCTGGCGCCCTACACCGAACCCTCGTTCAATCTTCTAGACTACTTGGGTACTTGCACCGACACGGCGCTCGTCctctgcgtcgccgtcgcacgactccttctcctctgcctcaTGTGGTTCAGCCGCGCTGTCGCCCCGATCGCCCTTGGTGCTCCAGGGGGCGCATTCGTCTTCGACACGGGTGAGGAGCTCTACGACGACGCACGCTTCTCGATGGTGCGCAACTGGGACGGCGTGCACATGTTCTTCATTGCCCAATGCGGGTATCTGTATGAGAGCCAAATCGTCTTCTTTCCTGGTTTACCGGCGCTGATCCGCGGCCTGGAGCACGTCACACGGCGACTCATCCCTGTTCTGCACCGAGTTGCACCAGTTGCCTTCTATGTGTGCCTGGTGAACATAGCTGCCTCCTGCCTTGCTGGCGTGGTGCTTCGACGTCTCACCATCCTGACATTTCTAGGGCCCGAAGCGGTGCGATGCACCTGCCGGTGGCGCCCGTCCAAGCTGTCTCCGTCGACCCCTGAGTTGGAGAAGCCGAGAAAGTATGCAAAGGCCCAACTCGACGTGGCAGCGGAAACGACGATGCAAAGCACGACAGAGGCGACCGTCTGCTACCGTCTTATGTGTAGAATGATCGGCACGGTCCTGGAGGCGCCTGACATCCACGCCCCGCTCCCCGCAgccgtggcggaggcgaaggcagacgcgctgcgccgtcgccgcgtgGTGGGTGGAGCAGCGCTGGTGTGGATCATCACACCCGCCATGGTGTTTGCCGTCGCCGTGTACACGGAGAGCCTATTTTCGCTAGCCACAATGCTAGGCGTGTACTTCCTCGCGTGGCatgagccgctgccgcaggctgtgcagctgcgtaTCGCGTCGTATCTGGCGAGTGTCACGTCGCCTGGCTCAGCTGCAAGAGCAACAGAAAAAGCATCGGTACCAGCACGACTTGTCCCCCCTGCCCCTCTCGTTCAGCAGTGGGCCTTGGCGACAAACGATGttggcgacggtgccgcggcacgcagccgcaTCCCCGGGATTGCCTCACTCCTGCCGAGCTTCACCCATGGAGCGCCCAGGGCAATCACGGTGAAGTGGGAGCAGCGCTTCCTCAGCAGCacagaggtggcggcggtgctacTGTTCACGCTGGCCGGCACCTTTCGCTCCAACGCATTTACCTACGCTGGATTTCTGATCTTCCCCATCTGTGTGCAGGTGGCTCTGCCGGCAGTGTACAGGGCGCAGGCTTCCGCGGTGCTGGCTGGAGTGTCAGCGCGTGCGGTCATGTCTGCGGCTGCaaagcgcggcggcgcaaggGATGGTCGTGCAACCGTTGTTGTGCGCTGCCCCACTCTCCGCCCACCTCTGCAGCGCATGCCGCACCCGCTTCGCATGTGCATAGTGGCGCTCGAGTGCATCtgtgtggcgctgccgtACATTGTCATGAACTACATGGGATATCGGCGTTttgtgctgcagctgtgggacgccgccgccaagaAAACGATGGGCCAAGCCTTCTGGCGGCTGTACCCCATGCTGCAGAAGAAGTACTGGGGCGTGAGCCTCTTCTCCGCCTACACGTTCGCCAACTTCCCCAACGTGGTGCTGGCGCTCCCAGTGGCGGTGCTAACCGCATGGTGCCTCCACGCCCACTACTTGGCGCCAGCATGGGCAAACCTCAGagccacgacggcggccgccgccggagcACGGCGCATGAGGTGGCAGCATTTGTGGATTGCCgccatgccgctgctgagctccTCGAACGTGGCGCACCTTGTCGGGTTATCGACGCTGGCCCTGACCCTCATGCACGTGCAGGTGACAAATCGTTTTGTCACGACAAGCCCGGCGCTGTACTGGCTGCTTGGCATGCAGCTTGCATCGAGACCGACGAGCCGCGCTACCAAGCTCACCCTGCTGTGGTGCATTCTGTGGGGCATGGCTGGCGGTATTCTCTTTCCGAATCACCTTCCCTGGACGTGA